In Symphalangus syndactylus isolate Jambi chromosome 6, NHGRI_mSymSyn1-v2.1_pri, whole genome shotgun sequence, a genomic segment contains:
- the LOC129484629 gene encoding olfactory receptor 2AT4, with amino-acid sequence MHATACNESVDGSPIFYLVGIPSLPETFFLPVFFIFLLFYLLILMDNALILVAVVAEPSLHKPMYFFLINLSTLDILFTTTTVPKMLSLFLLGDRFLSFSSCLLQMYLFQSFTCSEAFILVVMAYDRYVAICHPLHYPVLMNPQTNATLAASAWLTALLLPIPAVVRTSQMAYNSIAYIYHCFCDHLAVVQASCSDTTPQTLMGFCIAMVVSFLPLLLVLLSYAHILTTVLRINSQEGRSKAFSTCSSHLLVVGTYYSSIAIAYVAYRADLPLDFHIMGNVVYAILTPVLNPLIYTLRNRDVKAAITKIISPDPGCDRSI; translated from the coding sequence ATGCATGCCACAGCCTGTAATGAATCAGTGGATGGCTCACCCATCTTCTATCTGGTGGGCATCCCCTCTCTGCCAGAGACCTTCTTCCttcctgtgttttttattttcctcctcttctaCCTTCTCATCCTGATGGATAACGCCCTGATCCTGGTGGCCGTGGTGGCAGAGCCCAGCCTCCACAAGCCCATgtacttctttctgatcaatcTCTCCACCTTGGACATCCTTTTCACCACAACCACTGTCCCCAAGATGCTGTCCTTATTCTTGCTTGGGGACCGCTTCCTCAGCTTTTCTTCCTGCTTACTGCAGATGTACCTCTTCCAAAGTTTTACATGTTCGGAAGCCTTCATCCTGGTGGTCATGGCCTATGACCGCTATGTGGCTATCTGCCACCCACTGCACTACCCTGTCCTCATGAACCCACAGACCAATGCTACCTTGGCAGCCAGTGCCTGGCTAACTGCCCTCCTCCTGCCCATCCCAGCAGTAGTAAGGACCTCCCAGATGGCATATAACAGCATTGCCTACATCTACCACTGCTTCTGTGATCATCTGGCTGTGGTCCAGGCCTCCTGCTCTGACACCACCCCCCAGACCCTCATGGGCTTCTGCATCGCCATGGTGGTGTctttcctcccccttctcctggtGCTTCTCTCCTATGCCCACATCTTGACCACGGTGCTTCGCATCAACTCCCAAGAAGGACGCTccaaagccttctccacctgcagCTCCCACctcctggtggtgggcacctactACTCATCTATTGCCATAGCCTATGTGGCCTACAGGGCTGACCTGCCCCTAGACTTCCACATCATGGGCAATGTGGTATATGCCATTCTCACACCTGTTCTCAACCCCCTCATTTACACTCTGAGAAACAGGGATGTAAAGGCAGCCATCACCAAAATCATCTCTCCAGACCCAGGCTGTGACAGGAGCATTTGA